The Gemmatimonadales bacterium genome contains a region encoding:
- a CDS encoding antibiotic biosynthesis monooxygenase, translating to MPAPGVIVVIEYHARADRVDAARAALQDLIEIVVREEPNCFGIRLHQHVEDPARILLWEAWTDQAAFTGPHLETPHLTAFRERAPELFTGPPALSFWTQHSDVTR from the coding sequence ATGCCGGCACCCGGCGTCATCGTCGTCATCGAGTATCACGCGCGCGCTGATCGGGTCGATGCGGCCCGAGCGGCCCTGCAGGACCTGATCGAGATCGTGGTTCGCGAAGAGCCCAACTGTTTCGGGATCCGGCTGCATCAGCACGTCGAGGACCCCGCCCGCATCCTGCTTTGGGAAGCATGGACCGATCAGGCCGCGTTTACGGGACCGCATCTGGAGACACCGCATCTCACGGCATTCCGGGAGCGCGCTCCGGAGCTCTTCACCGGCCCGCCGGCGCTGTCGTTCTGGACCCAGCATTCGGACGTAACGCGATGA
- a CDS encoding META domain-containing protein has protein sequence MKHARPALVLWLLPALAGCGSKPAADHDAAPAQAAAAHADHGSGHGIVDRDWHLTSVGSLVNPRGAGDQPVTLRFDGAAGRASGFAGCNRYSGGYALVGDSLRFLAPISTRMACDRGMDVEDAYLKMLEQVQSYTATDSTLTLTGPAGPLARFRAP, from the coding sequence ATGAAGCACGCTCGCCCTGCCCTCGTTCTCTGGTTGCTGCCGGCGCTTGCCGGCTGCGGCTCCAAGCCCGCGGCCGACCACGACGCCGCGCCGGCGCAGGCGGCCGCTGCGCATGCGGACCATGGCTCCGGGCATGGCATCGTCGACCGTGACTGGCACCTGACGTCGGTCGGCAGCCTGGTCAACCCTCGCGGCGCGGGCGACCAGCCGGTGACACTGCGATTCGACGGCGCCGCCGGCCGCGCATCCGGCTTCGCGGGCTGCAACCGTTACTCCGGCGGATATGCGCTCGTCGGCGACAGCCTTCGCTTCCTGGCTCCGATCTCGACCAGGATGGCCTGCGATCGCGGTATGGATGTGGAAGACGCCTATCTCAAAATGCTCGAGCAAGTTCAGTCCTACACAGCAACTGACTCGACGCTGACGCTGACCGGCCCGGCGGGTCCGCTGGCGCGGTTCCGGGCGCCTTGA
- a CDS encoding epimerase yields MTSRRTFVRSLAATSGALSFGLPKGLWERAEAFPRQGKPLNILVLGGTGQTGPFQIHYAVARGHKVTVFNRGRRQTELPSGVEHLIGDRNDNLEALKGSKTWDVIIDNPTTFPRWVRSAGEVLKGRTDQYVFISTISVFDKWDQPNMDENAPLATMPDPTVESMQYYGAMKALSEQESEKYYPGKVTVIRPGLISGPRDETDRFSYWPIRMARGGEVLTAPLDHAAQIIDGRDLAEWTVRMCEARTYGIYNATGLSTTHREMLNGIRSVLPSETQRTITLTSPDLAFLREHKVRPWAELPVWMPNEGETLYWNKCIVSKAIAAGLTFRPFATTVQDTLSWHLTRPAENQAKLRSGLTPEREAEILKAWHARKKS; encoded by the coding sequence ATGACGTCACGTCGCACCTTCGTCCGTTCCCTGGCCGCCACCAGCGGTGCGCTGTCCTTCGGCCTGCCGAAGGGACTCTGGGAAAGAGCCGAAGCGTTTCCGCGCCAAGGCAAGCCGCTCAACATCCTGGTACTCGGCGGAACCGGCCAAACAGGACCGTTCCAGATTCACTACGCCGTGGCCCGCGGGCACAAGGTGACGGTGTTCAACCGGGGCCGGCGCCAGACCGAGCTGCCCAGTGGTGTCGAGCACCTGATCGGCGACCGGAACGACAACCTCGAGGCGTTGAAGGGCAGCAAGACCTGGGACGTCATCATCGACAACCCGACGACCTTTCCCCGGTGGGTGCGCAGCGCGGGCGAGGTTCTCAAGGGGCGGACCGATCAGTACGTCTTCATCTCGACCATCTCGGTTTTCGACAAGTGGGATCAGCCGAACATGGACGAGAACGCGCCGCTCGCGACCATGCCCGACCCCACCGTCGAGAGTATGCAGTACTATGGCGCGATGAAGGCGCTCTCCGAACAGGAGTCGGAGAAGTACTACCCCGGCAAGGTCACCGTGATCCGGCCCGGGCTCATCTCCGGACCGCGGGATGAGACCGATCGGTTCAGCTATTGGCCGATCCGAATGGCCCGCGGCGGCGAGGTCTTGACCGCGCCCCTCGATCACGCCGCCCAGATCATCGACGGCCGCGACCTCGCCGAGTGGACGGTGCGGATGTGCGAGGCACGAACCTATGGGATCTACAACGCCACCGGACTTTCCACGACCCACCGTGAGATGCTGAACGGGATCCGTTCGGTGCTCCCGAGCGAGACGCAGCGGACGATCACGCTGACCTCGCCGGACCTCGCATTCCTCAGGGAACACAAGGTCCGACCCTGGGCCGAACTGCCGGTCTGGATGCCCAATGAAGGCGAGACCCTGTACTGGAACAAGTGCATCGTGTCGAAGGCGATCGCAGCCGGTCTGACCTTCCGGCCGTTTGCCACGACGGTGCAGGATACGCTTTCCTGGCACCTGACGCGTCCCGCTGAAAACCAGGCCAAGCTGCGCTCCGGTCTAACGCCGGAGCGTGAAGCGGAAATTCTCAAGGCATGGCACGCCAGGAAGAAATCCTGA
- a CDS encoding multidrug efflux SMR transporter, which translates to MAWVVLVVAGLFEVGWAIGLKYTDGFSRPGPSLLTILSIIASMGLLAVSLKTLPVSIAYPIWTGIGTVGAATLGVILFKELLSATQVVFLLMIVIGIVGLKFSVK; encoded by the coding sequence ATGGCATGGGTCGTTCTGGTCGTGGCCGGCCTCTTTGAAGTAGGCTGGGCCATCGGCCTCAAGTACACCGACGGCTTCAGTCGTCCGGGGCCGAGCCTGCTCACCATACTGTCCATCATCGCGAGCATGGGGCTGCTGGCCGTCAGCCTCAAGACGCTGCCGGTCAGCATTGCCTACCCGATCTGGACCGGCATTGGCACCGTGGGCGCGGCCACGCTGGGCGTGATCTTGTTCAAGGAGCTTCTCTCCGCCACCCAGGTGGTCTTTCTGCTGATGATCGTGATCGGTATCGTGGGCCTCAAGTTCTCAGTCAAGTAA
- a CDS encoding phosphatase PAP2 family protein: MSKAARLAIGLSLVGSHLPGSLSAQQQQLFTVPDLPTLEFSRVPIIDREEGLKLAGLVLLAATFDGTVQRRAQAVRGAGSNQVAEWGNAAGHLRYAGPVLAAGWVVGQLSGRSHLSDAAAQATGAGLIAGGIATVLKRGFGRLRPNQGSSERFAPFSDHSAFPSGHTTLAVAIATSLAHSTADKRADVLLYGTAALTGFARINDNKHWFSDVVAGAALGYLVGRQVNAGLKDTRPLVGPGFAGLSVAF, encoded by the coding sequence ATGTCGAAGGCCGCTAGGCTCGCCATTGGTCTCTCCCTGGTCGGATCGCACCTCCCTGGTTCACTGTCCGCACAACAGCAGCAGCTCTTCACCGTTCCCGACCTGCCAACCTTGGAATTCAGTCGAGTCCCGATCATCGACCGCGAGGAGGGGCTCAAGCTCGCGGGCCTGGTGTTGCTGGCGGCCACCTTTGACGGAACGGTGCAGCGCCGGGCCCAGGCGGTACGCGGAGCCGGAAGCAATCAGGTTGCGGAGTGGGGTAACGCGGCCGGTCACCTGCGGTATGCGGGGCCGGTCCTGGCCGCCGGGTGGGTGGTTGGCCAGCTCAGCGGACGATCCCACCTTTCCGACGCAGCGGCGCAGGCAACCGGTGCAGGCCTGATTGCGGGCGGCATCGCGACCGTGCTCAAGCGGGGGTTCGGACGGCTGCGGCCCAATCAGGGCTCGTCGGAGCGTTTCGCGCCGTTCAGCGACCACAGCGCGTTTCCTTCCGGACACACCACCCTCGCCGTCGCCATTGCCACGAGTCTGGCGCATTCGACGGCGGACAAGCGGGCTGACGTGCTGTTGTACGGTACCGCAGCCCTGACCGGGTTTGCCCGGATCAACGACAACAAGCACTGGTTTTCCGACGTTGTGGCGGGTGCCGCTCTTGGATACCTGGTGGGCCGGCAGGTCAATGCCGGCCTCAAGGACACCCGACCCTTGGTTGGGCCTGGGTTCGCCGGCTTGTCGGTCGCCTTCTGA